The Haloarcula laminariae genome includes a window with the following:
- a CDS encoding PIN domain-containing protein: MPRALIDTTVLFAAAYRRDGSHDAALPVLQGIDNGELPEAVVLDYVLAETLNGLTTHAGHDAAVDLLDRIEENARFHIDSLTTDALATGKALFRQHEPLSFVDACIIAYMQTEGLGYLYAFDDDFDAVEDVYRLETATNPYDPN, translated from the coding sequence ATGCCCCGTGCACTGATCGATACGACAGTCCTCTTTGCCGCCGCATACCGGCGGGATGGATCCCACGATGCCGCGCTTCCCGTGCTCCAAGGCATTGACAATGGAGAGCTACCGGAGGCAGTCGTCCTCGACTACGTGCTCGCGGAAACGCTCAACGGCCTCACGACCCACGCCGGCCACGACGCAGCCGTCGACCTCCTCGATCGCATCGAAGAAAACGCCCGCTTCCACATCGATTCACTCACCACCGACGCCCTCGCGACCGGGAAGGCCCTCTTTCGCCAACACGAACCGCTCTCCTTCGTCGACGCCTGCATTATCGCGTATATGCAAACCGAGGGGCTCGGCTACCTGTATGCGTTTGACGACGATTTTGACGCTGTCGAGGATGTCTATCGGCTCGAGACAGCAACGAATCCCTACGACCCGAACTGA
- a CDS encoding MarR family transcriptional regulator — MLRRIELEVLATVDRGDTISELATKLDHSESYLSRAVADLVEKGLVYTERDGRRKRVVPSDARAVECYQDLVRQHSHIGFPELLTGKALEVLYYLDQSRTVSEIADRSDNYRNTVNRVLKRFRDRGLVGTVDSHYEFNADFDRLHEFVRELAHHLHRQRLEAVAPKGTILWENYDEFLAQAETEIDDEGFHETGLARFAAFDLQFLLTGHRYYVYSEDLDAVSPAELCCHTLLIDDGSRHRPYCLLLLSHVDVDEEALRAQAAKYGLEDEIDALLRYLETHGEVDDDRLPEWDEFQELAADYEVPLS, encoded by the coding sequence GTGCTCCGGCGCATCGAACTCGAGGTCCTCGCCACGGTCGACCGCGGCGACACGATCTCCGAGCTCGCGACGAAGCTCGACCACAGCGAGAGCTACCTCTCCCGTGCCGTCGCCGACCTCGTCGAGAAGGGGCTCGTCTACACGGAACGCGACGGCCGCCGAAAACGAGTCGTCCCGTCGGATGCTCGTGCCGTCGAATGCTACCAGGACCTCGTTCGCCAGCACTCCCACATCGGCTTCCCCGAGCTGCTAACCGGGAAGGCACTCGAAGTGCTGTACTACCTCGACCAGTCGCGAACGGTCTCCGAGATTGCCGACCGGAGCGACAACTACCGCAACACGGTCAACCGGGTCCTCAAGCGGTTTCGCGACCGGGGTCTCGTCGGGACCGTCGACAGCCACTACGAGTTCAATGCCGACTTCGACCGTCTCCACGAGTTCGTCCGTGAACTCGCACATCATCTGCATCGCCAGCGCCTCGAAGCCGTTGCCCCGAAGGGCACGATTCTCTGGGAAAACTACGACGAATTCCTCGCCCAGGCCGAGACGGAAATCGACGACGAAGGGTTCCACGAAACCGGCCTCGCTCGATTCGCGGCCTTCGACCTCCAGTTCCTGCTCACCGGCCACCGCTACTACGTCTACTCCGAGGACCTTGACGCAGTCTCGCCGGCGGAGCTCTGCTGTCACACTCTCTTGATCGACGATGGCAGCCGCCACCGCCCGTACTGTCTCCTCCTGCTCAGCCACGTCGACGTCGACGAGGAGGCTCTCCGAGCGCAGGCGGCGAAGTATGGCCTCGAAGACGAAATCGACGCCTTGCTGCGCTACCTCGAGACGCACGGCGAGGTCGACGACGACCGGCTCCCGGAGTGGGACGAGTTTCAGGAGCTGGCGGCTGACTACGAGGTGCCACTATCCTGA